A single genomic interval of Flavihumibacter rivuli harbors:
- a CDS encoding glycosyltransferase, with amino-acid sequence MAEAGKGVTVVICCFNSAARLGRTIEHLAEQKLRPGFPMEVIVVNNASEDTTFSLAKELLAIYFPSGNCKVVEEPTPGLSFARKKGIDAAAYDYVLFCDDDNWLEENYVQRSFDFMESRLDVAILGGRSIGVYESDPPEWFEKVKVSYAIGEQAQKEGAMEAVWGAGMTVRKQVYQQLFAMGFTHLNSDRYKDKLFCGGDTEICYAIARMGYLVWYHPGLVLRHYIPRVRLQHRYARRLFFYIGYASPSIAVYLRETGDFKEGSYKGSWVKALTKSMARLVITLLSSGERVQNRVGYSKDFMLEVEKGRILRLLQLKGKYIALRRKVLEAQWNGARPTPQKATPPVINYAEII; translated from the coding sequence ATGGCCGAAGCAGGAAAAGGTGTCACAGTCGTGATTTGCTGCTTCAATAGTGCTGCCCGCTTGGGCAGGACCATTGAACATCTGGCGGAGCAAAAACTGCGCCCTGGCTTTCCCATGGAGGTCATTGTCGTGAACAACGCTTCAGAGGATACCACTTTCTCCCTTGCCAAGGAATTACTCGCCATCTATTTCCCTTCCGGTAATTGTAAAGTTGTGGAAGAGCCAACTCCGGGCCTGAGCTTTGCCCGTAAGAAAGGCATCGATGCCGCTGCCTATGACTATGTGCTGTTCTGCGATGATGATAACTGGCTGGAGGAAAACTATGTACAAAGGTCCTTTGATTTCATGGAATCCCGGCTGGATGTGGCTATACTGGGCGGCAGGTCTATAGGGGTCTATGAATCCGATCCCCCTGAATGGTTCGAGAAGGTCAAGGTATCCTATGCTATCGGGGAACAGGCGCAAAAGGAAGGGGCGATGGAAGCGGTTTGGGGTGCTGGCATGACCGTGCGCAAGCAGGTTTACCAGCAGCTCTTTGCCATGGGATTCACCCACCTGAACTCTGACCGCTACAAGGATAAGTTGTTCTGCGGCGGGGATACCGAGATCTGTTATGCCATCGCCCGGATGGGTTACCTGGTCTGGTACCATCCAGGCCTGGTATTGAGGCATTATATTCCCCGGGTCCGTTTACAGCATCGGTATGCCCGTCGTTTATTTTTCTATATTGGCTATGCCTCCCCTTCCATTGCGGTTTACCTGCGGGAGACCGGTGATTTTAAGGAAGGCAGTTACAAAGGAAGCTGGGTCAAGGCCTTGACCAAATCGATGGCCAGGTTAGTCATCACCCTCCTCAGTTCAGGGGAAAGGGTGCAGAACAGGGTTGGATATTCCAAGGACTTCATGCTGGAAGTGGAGAAGGGCAGGATCCTCAGGCTCTTGCAATTGAAAGGGAAATACATTGCCCTGCGGCGGAAAGTGCTGGAAGCCCAATGGAATGGTGCCCGGCCCACCCCGCAAAAAGCTACTCCGCCGGTCATCAACTATGCAGAGATCATTTGA